In Eubalaena glacialis isolate mEubGla1 chromosome 2, mEubGla1.1.hap2.+ XY, whole genome shotgun sequence, a single genomic region encodes these proteins:
- the FAM174B gene encoding membrane protein FAM174B isoform X1, giving the protein MRAAPPPARLLPLLLLLALLAAPAARASRAESAAPPQSGSERQPRPPPGPGPGNATGMGSGEAAGGGGSSNSSGDALVTRISSLLRDLPTLKAAVIVACAFSAFLIACLLLRVFRSGKRLKKTRKYDIITTPAERVEMAPLNEEDDEDEDSTVFDIKYR; this is encoded by the exons ATGCGCGCCGCGCCGCCTCCCGCGCGCCttctgccgctgctgctgctgctcgcGCTCCTGGCCGCGCCCGCCGCCCGCGCCAGCAGAGCCGAGTCCGCCGCCCCGCCGCAGTCCGGATCCGAGCGCCAGCCGCGGCCGCCGCCCGGCCCGGGACCCGGGAACGCCACCGGGATGGGCTCCGGGgaggcggcgggcggcggcggcagctCCAACAGCAGCGGTGACGCCCTGGTGACCCGCATCTCCAGCCTGCTCCGCGACCTGCCCACCCTGAAGGCGGCCGTGATCGTGGCGTGCGCCTTCTCCGCCTTCCTCATAGCCTGCCTGCTGCTGCGCGTCTTCAG GTCGGGGAAGAGGTTGAAGAAGACCCGCAAGTATGACATCATCACCACTCCGGCCGAGCGAGTGGAAATGGCCCCGTTGAATGAAGAGGATGACGAGGACGAGGACTCCACAGTATTTGACATCAAATACAG gTAA
- the FAM174B gene encoding membrane protein FAM174B isoform X2 produces the protein MRAAPPPARLLPLLLLLALLAAPAARASRAESAAPPQSGSERQPRPPPGPGPGNATGMGSGEAAGGGGSSNSSGDALVTRISSLLRDLPTLKAAVIVACAFSAFLIACLLLRVFRSRFARQQKECGSKETVTIRSKECVSW, from the exons ATGCGCGCCGCGCCGCCTCCCGCGCGCCttctgccgctgctgctgctgctcgcGCTCCTGGCCGCGCCCGCCGCCCGCGCCAGCAGAGCCGAGTCCGCCGCCCCGCCGCAGTCCGGATCCGAGCGCCAGCCGCGGCCGCCGCCCGGCCCGGGACCCGGGAACGCCACCGGGATGGGCTCCGGGgaggcggcgggcggcggcggcagctCCAACAGCAGCGGTGACGCCCTGGTGACCCGCATCTCCAGCCTGCTCCGCGACCTGCCCACCCTGAAGGCGGCCGTGATCGTGGCGTGCGCCTTCTCCGCCTTCCTCATAGCCTGCCTGCTGCTGCGCGTCTTCAG GAGTCGCTTTGCCAGACAGCAGAAAGAATGTGGATCCAAGGAAACTGTTACAATTAGAAGCAAAGAATGTGTATCGTGGTAA